The Salvelinus fontinalis isolate EN_2023a unplaced genomic scaffold, ASM2944872v1 scaffold_2517, whole genome shotgun sequence genome segment TTGAGTGTATCAATGTTTCAACCTTCCCTGTATCCAAACCTTATCTGTATCTATAAACAATGTAATTACAACTGTCATCGTTACCCAGGGTACACTTGTGAACCCCACAACAACCCGGCTGACTTCTTCCTGGACGTGATCAATGGAGATTCTACCGCAATCGCCTTCGACAGGATAAAGGCAGCAGACGGTGAGTTCTGATTGGCTAAGGAGCAGGAGAGTCAGTGGGCGGGATCAGTCAGGTCATCCAATGGAATACATATTTTGTCTCTTCATATTCTCCCTCCCTAACTTTGATTACCCTCCATTGACTTCTGTTCTGGCCCCTCTATCCCTTCCCCTCCCGTcttctccaaccccccccccctccctcagacTCGGACCCAGACAGGGTAACCAGTTCCAGGCAGAACATCGAGGACCATCTGGTCCAGGAGTACCGGGGGAGTCAGTTCTATGGAGAGACCAAGGCCCAGTTAGAACGCATCAccatgaacagagagtacaggtaataacacacacactcgctctctctgtctctgtctctgtctctctctctctctctctctctctctctctctctctctctctctctctctctctctctctatggtaactgtctgtctgtctgtctgtctgtctgtctgtctgtctgtctgtctgtctgtctgtctgtctgtctgtctgttctctgcaAGTTAATGGACAATCTTCTTGTTGTTCTCCAGTGTGAAGACTCCCTCTCGGACCATCACGTACAACACCTCCTTCTCTACTCAGTTCAGATGGGTCCTGAAGAGAACCTTTACTAACCTCATCCTCAACCCTCAGACATCCTTCgctcaggtgtgtgtctgtgtgttgctgtgtgtgtatgtgtgtgggttgtatttacaatggtgtttgttcttcacttgttgcccttttcttgtggcaacagatcacacatcttgctgctgtgatgg includes the following:
- the LOC129850955 gene encoding broad substrate specificity ATP-binding cassette transporter ABCG2-like, whose translation is MSSHGRTIILSIHQPRYSIYRLFDSLTLLVSGKQVYHGPAQRALDYFSDIGYTCEPHNNPADFFLDVINGDSTAIAFDRIKAADDSDPDRVTSSRQNIEDHLVQEYRGSQFYGETKAQLERITMNREYSVKTPSRTITYNTSFSTQFRWVLKRTFTNLILNPQTSFAQVCVCVLLCVYVCGLYLQWCLFFTCCPFLVATDHTSCCCDGTLWYFTR